A genomic region of Gossypium hirsutum isolate 1008001.06 chromosome D01, Gossypium_hirsutum_v2.1, whole genome shotgun sequence contains the following coding sequences:
- the LOC107921654 gene encoding uncharacterized protein: MNGEMIESAIKSEKIDAGESNRRSALRKKENEGSSREESGVRQSTKKPQFTPIPMSCKELYQNLFDAHAVSPFYLNPLQPPYPKWYDVNAQCDYHAGITGHSIENCTAFKKLVERLIDMGVVKVNDAYGVENSLPNHTDNGVNMISENIGKRVQKNIVEVKTLLKWVWEEMAGRGLIISDSDEAGEIKNYCEFHYEVGHEIQRCEEFRVLVQIMMDNKEMEFYEEAEEKLRICASESMTRIPKVYHPMIIISRPKINEAGTQVTPKIVIQKPINFSYKEGKKVSWNYECNVTIPGGEASISITKGNEEAGSYMHSGKCYDLINARAEPAEGKILMTEQKKEKAVESKPLVNELIKEEEAKEFLEFLKHSEYSVVEQLHKQPSRISVLALLLSLKVHRSALIKVLSKTYVANDISINKLDRLVNNISAKNFIFFNNDEIPSGGMGSTKALHITTQCKWYTLLRVLIDNGSVLNIFPLSTLNRLPVDSSHMKTCQNIVRAFDVTERKVMGRIEIPLLIGPTTYEVDFLVMDMKPSYNCLLGWPWIHSAGVVPSSLHQKLKLVSDRRLVIINAEEGIITSITCDAPYVETNEDAVEWGFIHPKRRRPKKESIEEILGNVHINAIDYAEEGTLLGIRPYEPGSELNN; encoded by the exons atgaatggtgaaatgattgaaagtgctATTAAGAGTgaaaagattgatgctggagaaaGTAACAGAAGGTCGGCCttgaggaaaaaggaaaatgaa GGTTCATCAAGAGAAGAATCTGGTGTGAGACAAAGTACTAAGAAGccccagttcacaccaattccaaTGTCATGTAAGGAGCTGTATCAGAATTTATTCGATGCACACGCTGTTTCCCCTTTTTACTTAAACCCTttacaacctccgtatcccaaatggtatgatgtgaATGCACAGTGtgactaccatgcgggaattacagggcattccatagaaaattgtactgcttTTAAGAAGCTTGTTGAAAGGCTTATTGATATGGGCGTTGTCAAGGTAAATGATGCATATGGTGTAGAAAATTCGTTACCCAATCATACTGATAATGGGGTAAACATGATAAGTGAAAATATAGGGAAAAGAGTCCAGAAAAATATTGTTGAAGTGAAAACCCTTTTGAAATGGGTTTGGGAAGAGATGGCCGGAAGAGGGTTAATCATCTCGGATTCCGATGAAGCGGGTGAGATTAAAAATTATTGTGAGTTCCATTATGAGGTGGGGCACGAAATCCAAAGATGTGAAGAGTTCAGAGTTCTGGTCCAGATCATGAtggataataaagaaatggagtttTATGAAGAAGCGGAGGAAAAATTAAGGATATGCGCGTCAGAGTCAATGACGAGGATTCCAAAAGTATATCATCCTATGATTATCATCTCGCGCCCTAAAATTAACGAGGCAGGGACACAGGTGACGCCAAAAATCGTGATTCAGAAACCAATAAATTTTTCATATAAAGAAGGTAAAAAGGTCTCTTGGAATTATGAGTGCAATGTAACAATCCCGGGAGGGGAAGCTTCGATCAGTATTACAAAAGGAAATGAAGAGGCGGGTTCTTATATGCATAGTGGGAAATGCTACGATTTGATAAATGCCCGAGCAGAACCGGCAGAAGGAAAAATTTTGATGACAGAGCAAAAGAAGGAGAAGGCAGTTGAATCTAAGCCATTGGTTAATGAGCTAATAAAGGAAGAAGAAGCCAaagaatttttggaatttttgaaacacagtgagtaCAGTGTTGTGGAACAGCTGCATAAACAACCATCTCGCATATCTGTGTTAGCTTTGCTCTTGAGTTTAAAGGTTCATCGAAGTGCGTTAATAAAGGTGTTGAGCAAAACATATGTAGCTAATGATATTTCCATCAACAAGTTGGATCGGttggtcaacaatataagtgccaaaaattttattttcttcaataatGATGAAATACCGTCTGGGGGTATGGGGTCCACTAAGGCTTTGCACATTACTACTCAGTGCAAATGGTACACATTGTTGAGAGTTTTGATTGATAATGGATCCGTATTGAATATATTTCCCTTATCCACTCTTAATAGACTGCCTGTGGATAGCTCACATATGAAGACATGTCAGAATATAGTGAGGGCATTTGATGTAACAGAAAGGAAGGTTATGGGAAGGATTGAGATACCATTGCTGATTGGCCCAACTACTTATGAGGTGGACTTCCTTGTAATGGATATGAAGCCTTCATATAACTGTTTGTTGGGATGGCcttggatacactcggcaggggTTGTACCTTCATCACtacatcagaagttgaaattagtATCAGATCGACGGTTGGTGATAATAAATGCCGAAGAGGGTATTATCACGTCAATAACTTGTGATGCACCATATGTGGAGACCAATGAGGATGCAGTGGAAT GGGGGTTCATTCATCCCAAGCGAAGGAGGCCCAAAAAGGAAAGTATTGAAGAAATTCTGGGAAATGTCCACATCAATGCCATAGACTACGCTGAAGAAGGGACTTTGTTAGGGATTCGCCCTTATGAACCTGGGAGCGAGCTGAACAATTAG
- the LOC107921655 gene encoding uncharacterized protein, with protein sequence MGIRAAIERKIKVLKVYGDSALVIYQLKREWETRDSKLISYRKMVLKLIDEFNDITFCYLLRDENQMADALATLTSMIQVNKLEDMKPIQMSIFETPAHCCSIEEEEKDYHPWYLNILQYVKNCEYLDQATENDKRALRRIAIDYVLDGEILYKKGGIGYY encoded by the coding sequence atgggcattcgtgcagctattgaacgtaAAATCAAAGTGCTAAAAGTGTATGGGGATTCCGCATTGGTGATATATCAACTCAAAAGAGAGTGGGAAACAAGAGACTCTAAACTGATCAGTTATCGAAAGATGGTTCTTAAATTAATAGACGAGTTTAATGACATCACTTTCTGTTACCTACTACGAgacgaaaaccagatggctgacgCATTGGCCACCCTAACCTCTATGATCCAAGTGAACAAGTTAGAGGACATGAAACCTATTCAAATGAGTATTTTTGAAACCCCAGCTCATTGTTGTAGTATTGAGGAAGAGGAAAAAGATTACCATCCTTGGTACCTGAATATATTGCAATATGTGAAAAATTGTGAGTATTTAGATCAGGCGACAGAGAATGATAAGAGAGCAttgagaagaatagccattgaCTATGTCCTAGACGGGGAAATCCTATACAAAAAAGGAGGGATCGGGTActattaa